GAAATTTAAAGAGGCTCAAGGGCAGTTTGAAGAGGCCCAAAATGAATTTGAAGGAGCTTGTGGACAATTGGAGACCGCCTAGCTGAGCACAGCCTCAGAATGACTAACGTTGACTCTTTGTCAGTGTCCTGATTTCAAACTCCCTTTAAACAGGTGCCTCAAGTTTATTTTTTTATTCCAATCTATTTTGCTTAAATATAGTCGAGCAGCAGAGCCTGGTGAGGGATCGCAATCGATCGAGGCTGCTCATCCCGGGGTGCGCGGCAGCTACCAATGCGAATTTCCTCAGGGGTAAATAATCCCATATCCCAGCCCTCCTTTAGTTCTAAGCTGCCAAGTTCAACCGTGAGGGGACAGGCGAAGACATAGCGAATCACGCCGGGGTCACGATACTCCTTGAAGAAAGTGGCTTCAGGGACGGTGTAGCCGATCTCTTCATCAACTTCTCGGTAGAGGGCCGCTTCAGGCTCTTCGCCCGGATCCATATGACCGCCAAAGCAGGCCCACTGGTTGGGATAGACAATCGTAGGGATGTCATCGCGGAGCTGCAGTAAGAATCGCCCGTCTTGATAGAGAATTGCGATCGCAGCTTTAATTACAGTAGGTGGGCTCATGAATAGTTGAGACGCATCAGGGTTGGCATAATACAATCAATCACATCCGCCACTATAGCTGCCTGTGATTCCCTCCTTTCTTTCGTATCCCCTAGCAGCAACAGCCCCATTACTCGGAGACGTCAGGCTAGACATTGTTGCTCTGATCATTTTATTTCTGCTGTCCGCCTTCTTTGCTGGCTCAGAAACCGCCATTACGTCAATGGACAACCTGAAGCTGCGGGGCCTAATGCAGGAGCAGGGAGACACGGACGGGCTGTTTCGACTTGTTCTG
The Acaryochloris thomasi RCC1774 genome window above contains:
- a CDS encoding NUDIX hydrolase, with amino-acid sequence MSPPTVIKAAIAILYQDGRFLLQLRDDIPTIVYPNQWACFGGHMDPGEEPEAALYREVDEEIGYTVPEATFFKEYRDPGVIRYVFACPLTVELGSLELKEGWDMGLFTPEEIRIGSCRAPRDEQPRSIAIPHQALLLDYI